In Deferribacter autotrophicus, a single genomic region encodes these proteins:
- a CDS encoding electron transfer flavoprotein subunit beta/FixA family protein, whose amino-acid sequence MKILVCIKQVPDMESKFKVNSEGTWYDETDLAYRMNEYDEYAVEQAVRLKEQVGDADITVLSIGPERVKEAIKKALAMGCDRGVHLKDDEEYKKDPYQKAQAVYEFAKDKGFDIIFTGMQSQDRGSGQFGVLLAEMLGIPAVTTIVGFEYADGVVTVKRELEGGKKAVVKVKLPALFTCQLGLNEPRYPTLPNIMKAKRKELLTHDISEFLKESNLVETVKVDYPEKKGGALILEGDIADLVEKTVQILKEKTSVL is encoded by the coding sequence ATGAAAATTCTTGTTTGTATTAAACAGGTTCCTGATATGGAATCAAAGTTTAAGGTAAATAGTGAAGGGACATGGTATGACGAGACAGACCTTGCATACCGTATGAATGAATATGATGAATATGCTGTGGAACAGGCTGTAAGATTGAAAGAGCAGGTAGGAGATGCTGATATTACAGTACTTTCCATTGGACCTGAAAGGGTAAAAGAGGCTATTAAAAAGGCACTTGCAATGGGATGTGATAGAGGTGTTCATCTGAAAGATGATGAAGAATATAAGAAAGATCCTTATCAGAAAGCTCAAGCAGTTTATGAATTTGCAAAAGACAAAGGGTTTGATATTATCTTTACAGGTATGCAGTCTCAAGATAGAGGAAGCGGTCAGTTTGGTGTATTATTAGCCGAAATGCTTGGAATCCCTGCCGTTACTACCATTGTTGGTTTTGAGTATGCTGATGGTGTAGTTACTGTGAAAAGAGAGCTTGAAGGTGGTAAAAAGGCAGTTGTAAAAGTAAAACTTCCCGCACTTTTCACATGCCAACTTGGTTTAAACGAACCAAGATATCCAACATTGCCAAATATTATGAAAGCAAAAAGAAAAGAGTTACTTACACATGATATTTCTGAATTTTTAAAGGAGAGCAATCTTGTTGAAACTGTTAAGGTTGACTATCCTGAGAAAAAAGGTGGAGCTCTTATACTTGAAGGTGATATTGCTGATCTTGTTGAAAAAACAGTTCAAATTTTAAAAGAAAAGACATCAGTGTTATAA